The Flavobacterium marginilacus genome window below encodes:
- the gcvP gene encoding aminomethyl-transferring glycine dehydrogenase, producing MKTDAFALRHIGPRETDLQHMLQTIGVESIEQLVYETLPDDIRLKAPLNLDPAMTEFEFANHIRELGKKNKTFKSYIGLGYHPTIVPAPIQRNIFENPGWYTAYTPYQAEIAQGRLEAILNFQTTVIELTGMEIANASLLDEGTAAAEAMALLFDVRTRDQKKNNTHKFFVSEEILPQTLSVLQTRSTPIGIELVVGNHENFDFSNEFFGAILQYPGKYGQINDYSAFVAKAKENEIKVAFAADILSLATLTSPGEMGAAVVVGTTQRFGVPMGYGGPHAAYFATKDEYKRSMPGRIIGVSVDANGNRALRMALGTREQHIKREKATSNICTAQVLLAVMAGMYAVYHGPKGLKYIANKVHASAVTAAEALNKLGVYQTNTAYFDTILVKADAQKVKATAEKNKVNFFYPDADSISISFNETTSVTDINQIIAIFAEALGKETFTVSELSEISQLPASLKRTSTFLTHDVFNNHHSESQLMRYIKKLERKDLSLNHSMISLGSCTMKLNAASEMLPLSMPNWNSIHPFAPVNQVEGYLTMLKKLEQQLNVITGFAGTTLQPNSGAQGEYAGLMAIRAYHLSRNDGHRNVCLIPSSAHGTNPASAAMAGMKIIVTKTTPEGNIDVEDLREKAIEHKDDLSCLMVTYPSTHGVFESSIIEITKLIHDNGGLVYMDGANMNAQVGLTNPATIGADVCHLNLHKTFAIPHGGGGPGVGPICVNEKLVPFLPTNPILNVGGEQAITAISSAPYGSALVCLISYGYITMMGAEGLKSATEHAILNANYMKARFEGHYPILYTGECGRAAHEMILDCRAFKQNGIEVGDIAKRLMDYGFHAPTVSFPVAGTLMIEPTESEDLAELDRFCDALIAIRQEIEEATAEDKNNPLKNAPHTLAMLTSDAWDLPYTREKAAYPLDYIADNKFWPSVRRIDDAYGDRNLVCSCAPIEAYMES from the coding sequence CCCAACTATCGTTCCGGCTCCTATTCAAAGAAACATTTTTGAAAACCCAGGATGGTATACAGCTTATACTCCTTATCAGGCAGAAATTGCTCAAGGCCGTCTTGAAGCTATTTTAAATTTCCAGACTACCGTTATCGAATTAACTGGAATGGAAATCGCAAACGCTTCTTTACTTGATGAAGGAACGGCTGCTGCAGAAGCTATGGCGTTATTATTTGATGTTCGTACTCGCGATCAAAAGAAAAACAATACGCACAAATTCTTCGTTTCTGAAGAAATTTTACCTCAAACTTTATCTGTACTGCAGACTCGTTCCACTCCAATCGGAATTGAATTAGTTGTTGGAAATCACGAAAATTTTGATTTTTCAAATGAGTTCTTCGGAGCGATTTTACAATATCCAGGAAAATACGGTCAGATAAATGATTACAGCGCTTTTGTTGCTAAAGCAAAAGAAAACGAAATCAAAGTAGCCTTCGCTGCAGATATTTTATCATTGGCGACTTTAACTTCTCCGGGAGAAATGGGAGCTGCGGTTGTTGTGGGAACTACACAGCGTTTTGGTGTACCAATGGGTTACGGTGGTCCTCACGCAGCTTATTTTGCAACAAAAGACGAATACAAAAGATCTATGCCGGGCCGTATCATCGGAGTTTCTGTTGATGCAAACGGAAACCGTGCTTTACGTATGGCTTTAGGAACTCGCGAACAGCACATCAAACGTGAAAAAGCAACTTCGAACATTTGCACTGCTCAGGTTTTATTAGCTGTTATGGCGGGAATGTACGCAGTTTACCACGGACCAAAAGGTTTAAAATATATTGCAAACAAAGTTCACGCATCGGCAGTTACGGCTGCTGAAGCTTTAAATAAATTAGGAGTTTACCAAACCAATACAGCTTACTTTGATACTATTTTAGTAAAAGCAGACGCTCAAAAAGTAAAAGCCACAGCGGAGAAAAACAAAGTAAACTTCTTTTATCCTGATGCCGACAGCATTTCGATTTCATTTAACGAAACGACTTCAGTTACAGACATCAACCAAATTATTGCGATTTTTGCTGAAGCTTTAGGAAAAGAAACTTTCACAGTTTCAGAATTAAGTGAAATAAGTCAGTTACCGGCTTCATTAAAAAGAACATCTACTTTCTTAACGCATGATGTTTTCAACAATCATCATTCAGAAAGTCAGTTAATGCGTTATATCAAAAAATTGGAACGTAAAGATTTATCATTGAATCACTCGATGATTTCGTTAGGTTCTTGTACGATGAAATTAAACGCAGCTTCTGAAATGCTGCCTTTATCAATGCCAAACTGGAACAGCATTCACCCATTTGCACCAGTTAATCAGGTTGAAGGTTACCTTACAATGCTTAAGAAATTAGAGCAGCAGTTAAATGTAATTACTGGTTTTGCCGGAACAACTTTACAGCCAAACTCGGGAGCTCAGGGAGAATATGCTGGTTTAATGGCAATTCGTGCTTACCACCTTTCTAGAAACGATGGTCACCGTAATGTATGTTTGATTCCTTCATCGGCTCACGGAACAAATCCTGCTTCTGCAGCGATGGCCGGAATGAAAATCATTGTGACTAAAACGACTCCGGAAGGAAATATTGACGTAGAAGATTTAAGAGAAAAAGCGATTGAACACAAAGATGATTTATCTTGTTTGATGGTAACGTATCCTTCTACTCATGGAGTTTTCGAATCTTCAATTATCGAAATCACAAAATTAATCCACGATAACGGCGGATTAGTATATATGGATGGTGCAAACATGAACGCACAAGTGGGATTAACAAATCCTGCTACAATCGGCGCTGACGTTTGTCACTTAAACTTACACAAAACATTCGCTATTCCTCACGGAGGTGGCGGACCTGGTGTTGGACCAATTTGTGTGAACGAAAAATTAGTTCCGTTCCTGCCAACAAACCCAATCTTAAATGTTGGCGGCGAGCAGGCAATTACAGCAATTTCATCTGCTCCTTATGGATCTGCTTTGGTTTGTTTAATTTCTTACGGTTACATCACAATGATGGGAGCTGAAGGATTAAAAAGTGCTACTGAACATGCAATCTTGAATGCTAACTATATGAAAGCACGTTTTGAAGGACACTATCCAATTCTTTACACTGGTGAGTGCGGAAGAGCTGCCCACGAAATGATTTTGGATTGCCGTGCATTCAAACAAAACGGAATCGAAGTTGGCGATATCGCAAAACGTCTAATGGACTACGGTTTCCACGCTCCAACAGTTTCTTTCCCAGTTGCCGGAACACTAATGATCGAACCAACGGAATCTGAAGATTTAGCCGAATTAGACCGTTTCTGCGACGCTTTGATTGCTATCAGACAGGAAATTGAAGAAGCAACGGCCGAGGACAAAAATAATCCATTGAAAAATGCACCTCACACATTGGCAATGTTGACTTCTGATGCTTGGGATTTACCATACACCAGAGAGAAAGCAGCTTATCCTTTGGATTACATCGCTGACAACAAATTCTGGCCGTCTGTACGTCGTATTGACGATGCTTACGGAGACAGAAATCTGGTTTGCAGCTGTGCGCCGATTGAAGCATACATGGAGAGCTAG